In the bacterium genome, GGCAGCTGCCGAAGGGCGACAGGTCCTTGAAGGCGCACAGGCGCGGGATGTAGACCCCGCTACGCGCCGCGGCCTGGAGGATGGTCTCGCCCGGGCGGGCCGTGATCGCCTTGCCGTCGATGGTCAGGGTGATCGTCTCGCTCATCGTCGCACCCTCCTAGCGCTTGAAGTGCACCGACGCGCGACCGGTCAGGGCCACGGCCTGCGTGAGTTCGCGGTGGATGTCGAAGCCCGGCTGGCGGCCCCGGTCGGGCTCGCGCAGGCGGGCCAGGTAGACCGCCCGGAAATTCTTCAGGCTCGTCAGGATCGGGTTCGCCGAGGTCTGGCCGAGACCGCAGCGGCTGGCGGTCTTGATCGTCCGGCCGAGGCTCTCCAGGTACTCGAGATCCGCAGCTTCGCCGCGGCCCTCGGCGATGCGGTCGAGCCGTTCCTTGAGCAGGCGGTTGCCCACCCGGCAGGGCGTGCAGAAGCCGCAGCTCTCCTCGATGAAGAACTCCATGAACTTGGCGACGATGTGGAGCACGTCGCGCTCGCTGTTGAAGACCATCAGCGAGCCGCCGGTTGCGAGGTCGTCGAAGCAGAGCTCGCGATCGAAGTCCGCGGGGCCGACGAGTTGCCCGCTGGGCCCGCCGACCTGGGCGGCCATGACGTCCTTCGCCCCGCAGAGCGCGAAGAAGGCGCGCAGCGTGGTGCCGAAGGGGATCTCGTAGACGCCCGGCCGGTTGCAGTCGCCCGAGACGCTGATCAGCTTCGTGCCCGTGCTGCCGCTGGTGCCGTACTGGCTGAACCAGCCCGGTCCCATCTCCAGGATCCGCGTCACGCAGCAGAGGGTCTCCACGTTGTTCACGGAGGTGGGCCGGCCGAGGTAGCCCTTCTGGGCCGGGAAGGGCGGGCGTGTCTTGGGATCGCCGCGCCGGCCCTCGCAGGAACTGAGCAGGGCCGTTTCCTCGCCGCAGATGTAGGCGCCGGCGCCCATCTGGATGCGGACATCGAACTTGAAGCCCTGCTTGCGCATCACGTTCTCGCCCAGCCAGCCGCGGTTGCGCCGGGCCGTGAGGAGGTGCTCGAGGAAGGGCTGCAGGTAGGCGTACTCGCCGCGGAGGTAGAGGATGCCGAGCTGGGCGCCGATCGCGTAGCCGGCGATGGTCATGCCCTCGAAGAGCAGGTCGGCGCGCTCGGTGAGCAGGACGCGATCCTTGAAAGTGCCCGGCTCGCCTTCGTCCGCATTGCAGACGAGGACCTTCTCCTTGCCCTCGGCGGCGCGCGTGAACTCCCACTTCATGCCCGTGGGGAAGCCGGCGCCGCCGCGGCCGCGCAGGCGGGAGGTCTTGACGTGCCGGATCACCTCGACGGGGCTCATGGCGAGCGCGGCGAGCAGGCCCGCACCGGGCTGGCTCTCCGCGAGGAGCACGGGGCCCGCCTGCCGGATGTGGTTGCTCACGGTCGCGTGGACGAGGTCGTGCGAGTTGTTGCCATCCCCGTAGCGGCGGACCAGGCGCTGCGGATCCAGGTGCTCCTTCAGCTTCTGCGTGCCGACGCGGGCGATGTCCGCGCTGAGATCGGTGACCGGCACGTCGTTGACGAGCGCCGCGGGCGCCTGGTCGCACATGCCGATGCAGGGCGTCCACTCGAGGGAGATGCGGCCGTCCGGCGTCGT is a window encoding:
- a CDS encoding NADH:ubiquinone oxidoreductase, whose protein sequence is MSKSAPLKTVVKESCQSFGNDPTRLMDIVRSVQDRLGCVDAEAQALIAQTVARSRAEVASLVSFYGFFAAEPKGQVVIRLCNDIIDEMKGSARVAQALREELGIDFGQTTPDGRISLEWTPCIGMCDQAPAALVNDVPVTDLSADIARVGTQKLKEHLDPQRLVRRYGDGNNSHDLVHATVSNHIRQAGPVLLAESQPGAGLLAALAMSPVEVIRHVKTSRLRGRGGAGFPTGMKWEFTRAAEGKEKVLVCNADEGEPGTFKDRVLLTERADLLFEGMTIAGYAIGAQLGILYLRGEYAYLQPFLEHLLTARRNRGWLGENVMRKQGFKFDVRIQMGAGAYICGEETALLSSCEGRRGDPKTRPPFPAQKGYLGRPTSVNNVETLCCVTRILEMGPGWFSQYGTSGSTGTKLISVSGDCNRPGVYEIPFGTTLRAFFALCGAKDVMAAQVGGPSGQLVGPADFDRELCFDDLATGGSLMVFNSERDVLHIVAKFMEFFIEESCGFCTPCRVGNRLLKERLDRIAEGRGEAADLEYLESLGRTIKTASRCGLGQTSANPILTSLKNFRAVYLARLREPDRGRQPGFDIHRELTQAVALTGRASVHFKR